The DNA sequence GCCGGAAGACAACAGTGCATTGCTTAAAGTGTTAATAACATTGAGGTGGTACCTAGACAGCCCCTCGCATACGAGAGCCAGTGATAACCACCTTGTCTCATATTCAACTAAAAATGTGTTGCAGGTTACATATTTGACGCGGAGACGTTGTCGTACGCGTTGCCAGTGATCCAACTGCAGTTGTATGTGAACCCCGGAATACCCTGCCTGATGATGTCAGCCATCTTGTACCTCATAGCTTGCAGGGGACCAATAAATGAATGTACGTTAAATACCttgtatattgtaatgttatttataaatgggAACGTCGATAGATGTTTGTGAAGAGGATTTCGGACAATACTGATACTggtgaacggatttggatgagattttggcacacagataggcCATGTCTTGGATTATCATTTTATGTGAAAGGTTATTTACAGTACAGAGCTGCGAGCGAAACATAGtgttaaatagtatttattgttttttagcaatatttgattatttatcgaaagttaataattatatcagtcaGAAATTTACTGATACCATTTACatagagataatatttttataatatgctgtTCGTTATTTCAGGCCAACTGGCTTCAGAATTTCTGATGACACGAAAGCTCTTGCGTTACGAATTCTTTTACACACACAAAACTCTTAGAGacgtaagtatttaattttaattaactagcTCGGCTGATTTCGATAATccatacacacaggctgatccaggaacgcgacacttacgtgggcggTGGGTCACTACGATAGGTTTTaaaatcttgtgtacggtggtcgctaccaGCCAGAATGAAAtatgttcaatttatttattttctttccaGTGAAATGTTTTTTCGCTCTGGTTCCTAACCCACTACATGTTCATTTGCAGACATACCACGAGGAGCTGGATTATTGCCTGCGTCAAAAAGTGATAGTACGCACCGACGCTGGCTACACGACGGAGGGCGGCAATAAGAAGCTTCAGCTGTTGTTCCGCTGGGTGGCGTGCCCCGCGCTCGCCACACTCAAGGCGTGCATTCAAACTATGCTCGCGGTAagggttgttatacaataagaagcttcagctgttgttccgctgggtggcgtgccccgcgctcgccacactcaaggcgtgcattcaaactatgctcgcggtaagggttgttatacaataagaagcttcagctgttgttccgctgggtggcgtgccccgcgctcgccacactcaaggcgtgcattcaaactatgctcgcggtaagggttgttatacaataagaagcttcagctgttgttccgctgggtggcgtgccccgcgctcgccacactcaaggcgtgcattca is a window from the Manduca sexta isolate Smith_Timp_Sample1 unplaced genomic scaffold, JHU_Msex_v1.0 HiC_scaffold_3599, whole genome shotgun sequence genome containing:
- the LOC119193106 gene encoding uncharacterized protein LOC119193106, with protein sequence MMSAILYLIACRGPINECQLASEFLMTRKLLRYEFFYTHKTLRDTYHEELDYCLRQKVIVRTDAGYTTEGGNKKLQLLFRWVACPALATLKACIQTMLAKNVCEHKQALKLIQQRLLSVFSHPYSLSLEATANCLQGLTAYGALEKEKNQVLTYKAVPDILEMCHNTISKLLPEFRFTHNGVVMMEEKTISRL